A segment of the Agrobacterium tumefaciens genome:
GCGTCTGGCTGGCAGACCTTCTGGTATGTCACGCTGCCAAACATCAAGTGGGGGCTACTCTACGGGGTACTGCTTTGCAACGCCCGCGCCATGGGGGAGTTCGGTGCCGTGTCGGTGGTGTCAGGGCATATTCGCGGCGAGACCAACACCATGCCGCTGCATGTCGAGATTCTCTATAATGAGTACAACATGGTGGCAGCCTTTGCTGTGGCGACCTTGCTGGCTGGTCTCGCGCTCGTGACCCTCGTTCTCAAAACAATTCTTGAAATTCGCTTTGGCGCGGGCAACGCAGCCGGCAAGCATTGAAAGGCATCTTCATGGAAGTGAAAGTTTCCAGCATCACCAAGCAGTTTGATCGCTTTCCCGCGCTGAACGACGTGTCGCTCGACATTCGCTCAGGCGAGCTGATCGCACTGCTTGGTCCGTCCGGCTCTGGCAAGACAACGCTGCTGCGCCTGATCGCCGGTCTGGAGCAACCGACCAAGGGCAGCATCTATTTCGGAGACGAAGATGCGTCACACCGGACGGTGCAGGAACGCAATGTTGGTTTCGTCTTTCAGCACTATGCGCTGTTCCGGCACATGACGGTGGCCGAGAACATTGCCTTCGGGCTCAAGGTGCGCCCTTCCGACAAGCGCCCGCCGAAGGCCGAGATCCGCAAGCGCGTATCGGAGCTTCTGGACATGGTGCATCTGTCCGGCCTTGAGAAGCGTTATCCGAGCCAGCTCTCCGGTGGTCAGCGTCAGCGCGTTGCGCTTGCCCGTGCCGTCGCCATCGAGCCGAAGGTCCTGCTGCTCGATGAACCCTTCGGCGCGCTTGATGCCAAGGTGCGCAAGGAACTGCGCCGCTGGTTGCGCGAGTTCCACGACCGCACCGGCCACACCACAATTTTCGTCACCCACGATCAGGAAGAGGCACTGGAGCTGGCTGACCGCGTCGTCGTCATGAGCCAGGGCAAGATCGAGCAGGTCGGCACTGCTGACGATGTCTACGACACGCCGAACTCGCCTTTCGTATTTTCCTTTATCGGTGAATCCTCCAACCTGCCGGTCTCCGTGCGCGGCGGCCATATACTCTTTCAAGGCGAGCATATCGGTATCAACGAAAGTGGAGAGGCCGAAGGGGATCTTTTCTTCCGGCCGGAAGACGTGGAATTGACGGATGACAAACAGGCGCTTTATGGCAAGGTAACCACCTGTCGGAGACTTGCCGGAACGCGCATTGCCGAAATCGATATCGCCAATGCCGGTCACGAACCTTACCACCTTGAGATTGAAGTTCCGCTCAACGCCGCTGTGGCCGTTGGGGCTGAACTGCGCTTTCGTCCGACGCGGTGGAAGGTCTTCCGCAAATAAACAGCTGAGGTGAGACCGCGATTGGCAATATTGCAGCGGTCTCCACTTTCTCAAACAGGTGTTCCGTCAGCCCATTTCTTGGGCGTAGGAGAAAGTTTGGATCGTGACTGGTAAGGATTGAAGCCCGCTGCCGGACTAGTCACTTTGGTGAAAGCCGAGATAAACGGAAAATGGAAAAGGGCCGCCTGAGGCGACCCTTCCATGAGTTTGGTCTTCTTTCAGACCCGGGACTGTTTCTCAACGTTCCGAAGGTAGAGGGGTATTAAACCGAGGGCTGCCCCGGCGAAACCGCACCCTTTCCATTGCCTGAACCAAAGACCGAAATCTCATTAGACATTGGATCACCTCCTTCTAGTACGTTGAACATAACTCGAAGGTAGTACGATTCCTGGCGAATGCAAGTCTGTCGTCACGAAACTGTCATCACGATTTTGCCGACGTGATTGCTGCTTTCCATCAAACGATGCGCATCGGCGACCTCTTCCAGAGTGAAAACCCGATTGATGACAGGGGCGATCTTGCCGCTTTCAATCAGCGGCCAGACCTGTTCGACCAGCTCGTCGCGGATCGCCCGCTTCTCGTCTGCTGTACGCGGCCGCATGGTTGACCCTGTCACCGTCAGCCGTTTGACCATGATTGGCGTGAGGTTGATTTTCTCGGTCACTGCGCCGCCCAAAAAGGCGATGATGGACAGGCACCCGTCCTTTGCGAGTGAGGCGATGTTCTTTTCGAAATAGGCTGCCCCGATCATGTCGAGAATGACGTCGACACCCTTGCCATTCGTCTCCGCCTTTATGACGGTCGCGAAGTCCTCATCGCGGTAGTTGATGGCCCGTTTGGCGCCCAGCTTTTCGCAGGCATCGCATTTTTCCTTTGAACCCGCCGTGGCAAAGACCTCAGCGCCGAAGGCCTTGGCGAGCTGGATCGCCGTCGTGCCGATACCGCTGCTGCCCCCGTGGATCAGAACCGTCTCGCCTTCCGTCAGGCCGGCCATCTGGAAAAGATTGGCCCAGACGGTGAAGAATGTTTCTGGCAGCGCCGCAGCCTTGACCGCGTCGTAACCCTTGGGGAAGGGCAGGGCCTGTCCGGCCGGAACAGTGCAATATTCGGCATAGCCACCGCCATTGGCCAGCGCGCAAACCTTGTCGCCAATCGCAAACTCATCAACGCCGTCGCCGAGTGCCACAACCTCTCCGGCGATTTCAAGACCGAGGATCGGGCTTGCATCCTTCGGCGGAGGATAGGTGCCTTGCCGCTGGGCAACGTCAGGCCTGTTGACGCCAGCCGCCTGCACTTTCACGAGAATTTCTCCGGCACGTGGAGACGGCAACGCACCTCTGGAAAGCTGCATGACGTCGGGACCACCATGGGAGGGGAGGTCAACGAAACGCATGGTGACGGGCAGGGTCATGGCGGGTTCCTTCGTGCGGGCTGGTTCTCTGGTGGAGTTCCGACCCTAAGGGACGTATCCCGCTTATGGAAGAAGACCCTTTGTCGCGAGTGTCATTTTGTCTCGCCAAAACTGCGCAGGACAAGCCCGCCGTCGTCTTCCTTCGCCGCTTTCTTGATTGCCGCAATCTCGCTGCCGATCCGCTCCGGATTGGCCAGTACCAGGCCCTTGGGCAAAGTCAGAACGCCGATCGAGCAGCGCAGCAGAGAGAAATCCCGTTCATTGCCATGGCGATCCTGGCCCTTCATGCGGCCTGCTTCGCGATCTTCCGGGGAATAAAGTTCTGCCACATCGTCGTGGAAGTCGCTGAGCAGCCGTTCAAGGATTTCGGTCAGTTCCTCCACGGTCCAGTCGCGGACGCCGATGAAGAAGTCGTCGCCACCGATATGGCCCAGGAAGCAGTCTCCGGCGAAGAAATAACGTCGTATCAGGGCGGAAAACAGGCTGATGGCGTGGTCGCCGGCGTGAAAACCGTATTTGTCGTTAAACGGCTTGAAGTTATCGAAGTCGCAATAACAGAAGAACCGGGTTTCGTCGCCGTCGCTGCAACTGTCGGCAATGAATCCCCCGATGGCGCGGTTGCCGGGAAGGGCGGTCAGCGGGTTCTGGTCTTGCGCCATCTTCAGTTGTTTTTCATTGATGACCTTGATCAGCGAGGCAGCGGAAACGACACCGGCATAACGCATGTTTTCGGTCAGGATTACGCAGGCGCTTCCGCCCATGCTGGCAAACATGTTCATCAACTGGTCGGCATTTGCATCCAGTCCGACGATGGGCGCACCATCGACAAAGTGCGAGATCGTGCGCTCATACATCTTGTTTTTCAGAAGATCGCGGCCGAACGGCTGATAGATGTATTCTTTCAGGTGATATTCATTGATGACGCCGCGCGGTTCTCCATTTGCATTGAGAACCGGAAAGAACGCCTGTTGCGGGTTCTTGCGGAAAAGTTCGAAAACGCTGTCGACGCTGTCATGTTCGTAGACCGTGGGAAGCCGTTCGATTTCGCGGCGGATCAGAATCTCGTCGAGCGTCTGGCTGCTGCGACGCGAGACGCCGATGCGGTTGAGATGCGGAAAACTCTGGGGAAGTTCACTTGTGAAGACGGTCGGTTTGGCAATCAGCCATCCCTGCACCAGATCGACGCCGTACTCGCGGCACGCGAGGAATTCGGCTTCGGTTTCGATGCCTTCGGCAATGACGCGAACGCCGAGAACATGAGCGATATTGACGATGTTGCGGACGAGATGCTGCTTGCGTGGATGGTGATCGACGCCACTGATAAAATGGCGATCGATCTTGAGATAATCGAGCGGGAAGTCACACAGGAGTTTCATCTCGCCGTGGCCCGCGCCAAAATCGTCGATTGCCAGCTTAAAACCTTCGCGACGCATGCGCTCGATCAGTGCCTTGAACTCCGGCACGCTGGTATTGTCGAAACGTTCTGACAATTCGAAGCAGATCGACGAGGCCGGGATGCCCGCCTTGGCGAGATTGTCGACCAGCCTGTCGAGAATGCTGTCACCGTGACGGATCATTCTCACGTCAAGATTGAGGAAAAGCGTGGCAGACGAAAAGTCGGGCAACGTCGAGAACTTTGCCAGGGCTCTGCTTGCCAGCATCTGCTCGAAGTTGATCAACTCACCATCTTCCGCGGCCTGATCGAGCAATGCCAGCGGGCTGGAAAAGCCGAGGCGATCATAGCCGCGCATCAGCGACTCATAGCCGAAAATCGTGCCTGTTGTTGCTTCGACAATGGGTTGAAAGGCGGTTTCCAGTACCAATTTGGCCATTGGAAACATCTGCCCGGAGGCAAAACGCCGGATGACCTCTTGTTCAAACGTTGCCGCCGGCATCGAATTTTCTCCGCTCCTGTCGTTCCTTTCCGTGCCGTTTAAGGTGTTGATCAGACCTGGCTTGGAAGGACGTAATTTCTTTTGCGGCGAATGATGCATTGCAGCAGTCAACAAAAGCTTTCAGCTATGTGAAGCTTTTGTGAAGGTTGTGGCGGGTTGTAGAAATCTTGCGTGAGACAACGAAAAAGCGGTCGCTTTTCGTTAACCAAGATACAGAGATCTGGAGTTGCGTACCCTGACGCGTCTGCGTAGACGCGCCGATGTTTCAGGTTCGCAGGCTTTTCGTGCGTCGGGACCTGGCGATGATGGTCTCAGGCCCGGTGGATGCGAACCGTGTGTGCCGCGTAAAGTTCTGCGACATTCAGTCTTTCCTTGTCGGACTCATTGTCCGACACGGATTTTGCGCCAGCGTTCTGTGCCGCAGACGCTGCCCACAGTCTCAAGGCAGCTCTGACAACTTCGCTGCCGGATGCATATTCGCCGCAGTCCACGGCGTCGCGCATTCTTGCTGCCTGTTCCGGGGAAATGGATACTGTCACCATTGGCATGATATCTCTCCCTGTTTTCAGCGGCCATTTTTCAGTTCATTCGTCTGGCGCCGCTTCCAGCGAAATTGGTATCACCGTCTATAATACCACGAAACGCGTCCCATACCCAATTTGCAGTATATTGTGGTTTGGTTTTTCCCTTTTCGGCAAGCTGGCGGCACGTTTGCGCCGCAGCTGACATATCCTATTCGCGAATTGCAAAAGACAGTGCAATGAGGGCCCATCCCTGCATGATCAGGTCGATGGCCAGAAACAGCCCGAGCACCCACAGGCTATTGACCGGCCAGCCGGCCGCAATCACGAGGCCCGCAAGGGCGGTCACAACACCGGCTGCGGTGATCCAGCCCCAGCCTTTGGCCGGTTTCAGCCTGAAGCCGACGAAGATGCGGAAAACCCCGGCAACAACAAGGGATATCGCCATCAACAGCGTCAAAACCGCCGCCGTCAGGTCAGGATTCTGGAAGGCGATGACACCAGCTACAGCATAGAGCAGGCCGCTCAAGACCCAGAAAACGGCATTGCCCCAGCCTTTCACCTGAAAGGCATGAATGAGTTGCAGGACGCCGCCCATCAGCATCATGACGCCGACATAAAAGACCGATGCGACGGTCGCGACCAGAAGATTACCGAGTGCGATGACGCCGAATGTCAGGAGAACGAGGCCGAGCGCCAGAAACCATCCCCACTTTGCTTTCAGCGGCGAAAATCCGAGCGGATTGAGACTGTGTGTCATCTCTCTGTCTCCGGAATTGGTTGGGAAACAAGCTATCACGATTGCTGGATAGCGCAACGCTGATCCCATAGATTTGATCTGGCGCAAACAGGGAACCAAAATGGCGCATTTTTTATTGATTGATGAGTCAATCAAGAATAATTTGCCACCCATCAAGGAGAACGAGATGCCAAAGATCGGAATGGAGCCGGTTCGAAAGAAGGCGCTGGTTGACGCCGCGCTGCGGA
Coding sequences within it:
- a CDS encoding sulfate/molybdate ABC transporter ATP-binding protein; this translates as MEVKVSSITKQFDRFPALNDVSLDIRSGELIALLGPSGSGKTTLLRLIAGLEQPTKGSIYFGDEDASHRTVQERNVGFVFQHYALFRHMTVAENIAFGLKVRPSDKRPPKAEIRKRVSELLDMVHLSGLEKRYPSQLSGGQRQRVALARAVAIEPKVLLLDEPFGALDAKVRKELRRWLREFHDRTGHTTIFVTHDQEEALELADRVVVMSQGKIEQVGTADDVYDTPNSPFVFSFIGESSNLPVSVRGGHILFQGEHIGINESGEAEGDLFFRPEDVELTDDKQALYGKVTTCRRLAGTRIAEIDIANAGHEPYHLEIEVPLNAAVAVGAELRFRPTRWKVFRK
- a CDS encoding zinc-binding dehydrogenase, producing MTLPVTMRFVDLPSHGGPDVMQLSRGALPSPRAGEILVKVQAAGVNRPDVAQRQGTYPPPKDASPILGLEIAGEVVALGDGVDEFAIGDKVCALANGGGYAEYCTVPAGQALPFPKGYDAVKAAALPETFFTVWANLFQMAGLTEGETVLIHGGSSGIGTTAIQLAKAFGAEVFATAGSKEKCDACEKLGAKRAINYRDEDFATVIKAETNGKGVDVILDMIGAAYFEKNIASLAKDGCLSIIAFLGGAVTEKINLTPIMVKRLTVTGSTMRPRTADEKRAIRDELVEQVWPLIESGKIAPVINRVFTLEEVADAHRLMESSNHVGKIVMTVS
- a CDS encoding EAL domain-containing protein; this translates as MPAATFEQEVIRRFASGQMFPMAKLVLETAFQPIVEATTGTIFGYESLMRGYDRLGFSSPLALLDQAAEDGELINFEQMLASRALAKFSTLPDFSSATLFLNLDVRMIRHGDSILDRLVDNLAKAGIPASSICFELSERFDNTSVPEFKALIERMRREGFKLAIDDFGAGHGEMKLLCDFPLDYLKIDRHFISGVDHHPRKQHLVRNIVNIAHVLGVRVIAEGIETEAEFLACREYGVDLVQGWLIAKPTVFTSELPQSFPHLNRIGVSRRSSQTLDEILIRREIERLPTVYEHDSVDSVFELFRKNPQQAFFPVLNANGEPRGVINEYHLKEYIYQPFGRDLLKNKMYERTISHFVDGAPIVGLDANADQLMNMFASMGGSACVILTENMRYAGVVSAASLIKVINEKQLKMAQDQNPLTALPGNRAIGGFIADSCSDGDETRFFCYCDFDNFKPFNDKYGFHAGDHAISLFSALIRRYFFAGDCFLGHIGGDDFFIGVRDWTVEELTEILERLLSDFHDDVAELYSPEDREAGRMKGQDRHGNERDFSLLRCSIGVLTLPKGLVLANPERIGSEIAAIKKAAKEDDGGLVLRSFGETK
- a CDS encoding type II toxin-antitoxin system ParD family antitoxin, coding for MPMVTVSISPEQAARMRDAVDCGEYASGSEVVRAALRLWAASAAQNAGAKSVSDNESDKERLNVAELYAAHTVRIHRA
- a CDS encoding HdeD family acid-resistance protein, translated to MTHSLNPLGFSPLKAKWGWFLALGLVLLTFGVIALGNLLVATVASVFYVGVMMLMGGVLQLIHAFQVKGWGNAVFWVLSGLLYAVAGVIAFQNPDLTAAVLTLLMAISLVVAGVFRIFVGFRLKPAKGWGWITAAGVVTALAGLVIAAGWPVNSLWVLGLFLAIDLIMQGWALIALSFAIRE